One genomic window of Diospyros lotus cultivar Yz01 chromosome 8, ASM1463336v1, whole genome shotgun sequence includes the following:
- the LOC127808940 gene encoding mitogen-activated protein kinase kinase kinase 5-like isoform X2, with protein MLIPKMPSLRNLFSSSSSQSPSPSSSSTSPCESPLKQGSDDTNFFKNGGGGSESKRELTRLRKLRYPADESACSPLVSPGTRSPTHLGRWWTPAVPQPLPLPEFIKRTDQSNSREATSRAEADGADGAAAASKPSSSSATGSNFSHQSIRNAPYHVTSKSSRAPTCRHRRFPQGLNVESASQKFRIDVSPRSAPTSGFSSPAFSPKRFSTVDLFPSSSMIPQEFQALSILEGPVPNKFAGHSSQMFPETHSCNSDHSPLHSPKLRRSCQKTTDLTGLACHSHHKSLPENSTGWPGGCAHANLHRLPLPPGGLKPSQSAITHCIAEKQDASLMRGQWLKGKLIGCGTYGRVYEAFNRETGALCAMKEVDLIVEDPKSAECIKQLEQPFLTWYQSLRTLIIGFCDS; from the exons ATGTTAATCCCCAAAATGCCTTCTCTCAGGAATCTATTCTCGTCTTCTTCATCTCAATCTCCATCTCCATCCTCCTCCTCGACGTCGCCCTGTGAATCCCCTCTGAAGCAGGGTTCCGATGATACAAATTTCTTCAAGAACGGTGGCGGAGGTTCGGAGTCAAAGCGGGAGCTCACGCGCCTGCGCAAGCTCCGGTACCCTGCCGACGAGTCGGCTTGTTCGCCGCTGGTTTCCCCTGGGACGAGGTCTCCCACCCATTTAGGCCGGTGGTGGACTCCGGCCGTCCCGCAGCCTCTGCCGCTGCCGGAATTTATCAAACGGACTGATCAGTCGAATTCCCGAGAAGCGACGAGCAGAGCGGAAGCAGATGGAGCGGACGGGGCTGCTGCTGCTTCAAAACCATCATCAAGCTCCGCCACTGGAAG CAATTTTTCTCATCAAAGTATCAGGAACGCCCCATATCATGTTACCTCAAAATCTTCTAGGGCTCCAACATGTCGCCATAGGAGGTTCCCTCAAGGTCTAAATGTTGAAAGTGCTTCCCAAAAATTCAGGATTGATGTCTCTCCTCGGAGTGCTCCAACCAGTGGTTTCTCAAGTCCTgcttttagcccaaaaagatTTAGCACTGTGGATCTTTTTCCTTCCTCTTCTATGATTCCTCAAGAATTTCAGGCTTTATCAATTCTAGAGGGACCAGTTCCTAATAAGTTTGCAGGTCATTCTTCTCAAATGTTTCCAGAAACACATTCATGTAACTCTGATCATTCTCCGCTTCATAGCCCAAAATTACGGAGATCTTGTCAAAAAACCACAGATCTTACTGGTCTGGCATGCCATTCACATCACAAATCACTGCCGGAAAATTCTACTGGATGGCCTGGTGGCTGTGCTCATGCCAATCTCCACCGATTACCTCTTCCACCTGGTGGTCTAAAGCCATCTCAATCTGCCATAACACACTGCATAGCAGAAAAACAAGATGCATCATTGATGAGAGGTCAATGGCTGAAAGGGAAACTTATTGGTTGTGGTACTTATGGCCGTGTTTATGAGGCATTCAATCG tgaAACAGGAGCTTTGTGTGCAATGAAAGAAGTTGATCTTATTGTGGAGGATCCAAAATCTGCAGAATGTATTAAGCAGTTGGAGCAG